One region of Marinitoga hydrogenitolerans DSM 16785 genomic DNA includes:
- the uvrA gene encoding excinuclease ABC subunit UvrA produces the protein MDYIYVKGAREHNLKNIDVKIPKNKLVVISGLSGSGKSTLAMDTIYAEGQRRYLESVSSYARMFLGELKKPDVEHIEGLSPAIAIEQKSVSHNPRSTVGTVTEIYDYMRVLFARIGKPFCPKCKIPVEKSTIDEIIDKVYKEFDENSRIYIFSPIAKEKKGEFKKEIAQMRKNGYKRIEIDGEIFDLEDISSLRKSYRHTINLLIDRLKLKKENYERLYEAIELSLKESDGFVEIRELNNEKVIKSRTYSEKLVCPHCGFSFPEITPKLFSFNSPYGACEECHGLGFKYEFEPTYMLDPDKNIYNGVVKIGKDSYFIKSLERVILHYNDDPQKKIKELKPETQDALLYGTKDKINFEYITSNGIYTFKKQFEGLYNMYERRYNSTESEEMKLYYQNEFMSMKTCQACEGKRLKIEPLNIKINEKNIQEISDMPIEKAKEFFENITLSKFEKMVVGELLTEIIKRLGFLIDVGLGYISLSRTANTLSGGESQRVRLATQIGSGLTGVTYVLDEPTIGLHPRDNERLINTLKKLKDLGNTVLIVEHDEEVIKSSDYIIDLGPGAGINGGNIVYSGWVRNLLKNPKNSLTGQYITGKKRIEIIKYNTKRVDKNISLILYGASHNNLKNIDVEFPLGKFIAITGVSGSGKSSLIMDTLYPALIKELRNARVKPGYYKKIEGLENIDNVISIDQSPIGRTPRSNPATYTGVFDLIRDLFAATKESRMKGFKKGRFSFNVKGGRCEACRGNGYLKIEMQFLPDVYVTCDVCKGKRYNKETLSVKYREKSIADILDMSVDEALNFFQNIPRIYNILNLLNDVGLGYIKLGQPATTLSGGEAQRIKLTSELRKRATGKTIYFLDEPTTGLHFEDVKKLIEVLHRLVEKGNTVIIIEHNLDVIKNADYIIDLGTEGGEKGGYIIAQGSVEDIINANTYTGQYLKKLIK, from the coding sequence ATGGATTATATTTATGTTAAAGGTGCAAGAGAGCATAATTTAAAAAATATTGATGTTAAAATACCAAAAAATAAATTAGTTGTAATTTCTGGTTTATCTGGTTCTGGTAAATCCACTTTAGCTATGGATACTATTTATGCAGAAGGTCAGAGACGTTATTTAGAATCTGTATCATCTTATGCCAGAATGTTTTTGGGCGAGTTAAAAAAACCAGATGTTGAACATATTGAGGGTTTATCTCCAGCTATTGCTATTGAACAAAAATCCGTTTCTCACAATCCCCGATCAACTGTTGGAACAGTTACCGAAATTTATGATTATATGAGAGTACTATTTGCACGAATCGGAAAACCATTTTGTCCAAAATGTAAAATCCCTGTTGAAAAGTCTACTATTGATGAAATAATTGATAAAGTATATAAAGAATTTGATGAGAATTCTCGAATATATATTTTTTCTCCTATAGCTAAAGAGAAAAAGGGAGAATTCAAAAAAGAAATTGCACAAATGAGAAAAAACGGATATAAAAGAATCGAAATTGATGGTGAAATATTTGATTTAGAAGATATTTCTTCTTTGAGAAAAAGTTATAGACATACTATTAACCTTTTAATTGACAGATTAAAATTAAAAAAGGAAAACTATGAAAGATTATATGAAGCAATAGAACTTTCACTAAAAGAATCTGATGGATTTGTAGAGATTAGAGAATTAAATAATGAAAAAGTAATAAAATCAAGAACATATAGTGAAAAATTAGTATGCCCTCATTGTGGTTTTAGTTTTCCGGAAATTACTCCTAAATTGTTTTCTTTTAATAGCCCATATGGTGCTTGTGAAGAATGTCATGGTCTTGGATTTAAATATGAATTTGAACCTACTTATATGTTAGATCCTGACAAAAATATATACAATGGAGTTGTAAAAATCGGGAAAGATAGTTATTTTATTAAAAGTTTAGAACGAGTTATCTTACATTATAATGATGATCCACAAAAAAAAATTAAAGAATTAAAACCTGAAACACAAGATGCTTTATTATATGGTACAAAAGATAAAATAAATTTTGAATATATAACTTCAAATGGTATATATACTTTCAAAAAACAATTTGAAGGACTTTATAATATGTATGAAAGACGTTATAACTCAACAGAGTCAGAAGAAATGAAACTTTATTATCAAAATGAATTTATGAGTATGAAAACATGCCAAGCATGTGAAGGAAAAAGATTAAAAATTGAGCCTTTAAATATTAAAATCAATGAAAAAAATATTCAGGAAATTTCAGATATGCCTATTGAAAAGGCAAAAGAGTTTTTTGAAAATATTACTTTATCTAAATTTGAAAAAATGGTTGTTGGAGAACTTTTGACAGAAATAATAAAACGATTGGGATTTCTTATAGATGTGGGTCTTGGATATATATCTCTCTCAAGAACTGCAAACACTCTTTCTGGTGGAGAATCTCAAAGAGTTCGTTTAGCAACACAAATTGGTTCAGGATTAACTGGTGTCACTTATGTTTTAGACGAACCAACTATAGGATTACATCCACGTGATAACGAACGGCTAATAAACACATTAAAAAAATTAAAAGATTTAGGAAATACTGTATTAATAGTAGAACATGATGAAGAAGTTATAAAATCATCGGACTATATTATAGATTTAGGTCCTGGCGCTGGTATAAATGGCGGAAATATTGTCTATAGTGGATGGGTTAGAAATTTACTAAAAAATCCAAAAAATTCTTTGACTGGCCAATATATTACTGGAAAAAAAAGAATTGAAATAATAAAATACAATACCAAAAGAGTTGATAAAAATATTTCTTTAATATTATATGGTGCTTCACATAATAATTTAAAAAATATTGATGTTGAATTTCCACTAGGAAAATTTATTGCTATTACAGGTGTTTCTGGTTCGGGAAAATCTTCTTTGATTATGGATACTTTGTATCCCGCTTTAATTAAAGAATTGCGAAATGCCAGAGTAAAACCTGGATATTATAAAAAAATTGAAGGTCTAGAAAATATTGATAATGTTATCTCAATAGATCAATCTCCTATTGGAAGAACCCCAAGAAGCAATCCTGCAACCTATACTGGTGTGTTTGATTTAATAAGAGATTTGTTTGCTGCAACAAAAGAATCCAGAATGAAAGGATTTAAAAAAGGAAGATTTAGTTTTAATGTTAAAGGTGGCCGTTGTGAAGCCTGTAGAGGAAATGGATATTTAAAAATTGAAATGCAATTTTTACCTGATGTATATGTTACATGTGATGTATGTAAAGGAAAAAGATATAATAAAGAAACATTAAGCGTTAAATATAGAGAAAAATCTATTGCAGATATCTTAGATATGTCTGTTGATGAAGCTTTAAACTTTTTCCAAAATATCCCAAGAATATATAATATATTAAACTTATTAAATGATGTTGGCTTAGGCTATATAAAATTAGGCCAACCTGCAACAACCTTATCCGGTGGTGAAGCTCAAAGAATAAAATTAACTTCTGAATTGAGAAAAAGGGCTACAGGAAAAACAATATATTTTTTAGATGAACCTA
- a CDS encoding CPBP family intramembrane glutamic endopeptidase, with product MSLILLLLSIIIYFILIYTIEKKYTFEQSLIIKIALFSLLIPIFKIPFYSETPYSLYYIFIIYGIVLILLPEKWIKTSGFRLYINKKRLFLIPLSASITEEVFFRGILNELLLNVYNSIIIVSIISSFLFALIHIFNFINGIENKKYFLLTFPLRFAFGLFFSYIYFKYGLFSVIIIHFLVDFPALYRLYKLNF from the coding sequence ATGAGTCTTATTCTTTTGCTATTATCTATTATTATTTACTTTATATTGATATATACCATTGAAAAAAAATACACTTTTGAGCAATCTTTGATAATAAAGATTGCTCTATTTTCTCTTTTAATACCTATTTTTAAAATCCCTTTTTATTCTGAAACCCCATATTCATTATATTACATCTTCATTATATATGGCATTGTATTAATACTTTTACCTGAAAAATGGATAAAAACTTCAGGTTTTAGATTATATATTAATAAAAAAAGATTATTTTTAATTCCACTATCTGCTTCAATAACGGAAGAAGTATTTTTCAGAGGTATTTTAAACGAGCTTTTATTAAATGTATATAATAGTATAATTATTGTATCTATTATTTCATCATTCCTTTTTGCATTAATACATATTTTTAATTTTATAAACGGAATAGAGAACAAAAAATACTTTTTATTGACATTCCCCTTAAGATTTGCATTTGGACTATTTTTTTCATATATATATTTTAAATATGGCTTATTTAGCGTTATAATAATACATTTTTTAGTTGACTTTCCAGCATTATATAGATTGTATAAACTAAACTTTTAA